Proteins encoded by one window of Sorangium aterium:
- a CDS encoding serine/threonine-protein kinase: MGHAEIIAGRFAVEGEAASGGMGTVYKAYDRLGGAAVALKIVRLRNEIQIERFEREAALLAALVHPGIVRYVAHGSTPEGDRYLAMEWLDGEDLAARLARRVLPASEGLLLVRRAADALAFAHARGIVHRDIKPSNLFLPGGDAGRVKLVDFGIARPSSDAGRVTVTGGVLGTPGYMAPEQIEAHSAPDPRGDVFSLGCVLFECLAGRPAFAGASPMAALSRVLLMNPPRLRDVRADAPAPLDELVARMLSRQPGDRPRDGAEVAAELDRIAAMGGGWTAPPDAPTLSGGAPLDAPAHGLAPRDRAALTLGEQRVVSLVFLGEPGHGAARAPQPAPPAQEAPGEPPPGSRRSQLPPASCRSQPPPGSSRWQPPTTSARAAEIRSLVELHGGRLTQLVPGVELVMMSGPGSAVDRAERAAQCALALRGELPGAPLCVITGRGVISAGLAEGDVIDRGLAELRAALDQREVRAVRIDRATADMLGPRFVVAHAAPAARSGPLVLHGERAVDEVAPALLGKRTPCVGRARELSMLHGVLAGCISEALASAVLVLGPPGAGKSRLRLELFATLRQRDEPIEILWGRADSGSPGSPFGMIADVLCRAAGLRARDPAWARQRKLKQRLGRHLGGPALDRAAAFLGEITGAPSPEHARMVRAARQSATGMSDGVGAAWEDWLAAECAARPVLLALEDLHWGDAATVRLLDATLRNLRELPLMLLALARPDVHRQFPSLWAEREVQTIKLGPLPRRASAELVRAALGEPVPEGVVAHLVERAGGNPFYLEELIRAVASGKEELLPESVLGTVEARLDAEGNEGKRVLRAASIFGDRFSKRGVAALLGGEERLADVEAWLTALADRELVAPASASAGLADAVDYVFRHTLVREAAYAMLTERDRALGHRLAGAWLERSASADPGGVAEHFRRGGEPGRAVRWYRRAAEQSLEANDLRAAIERAACGEACGAEGEDLGALRLVAAEASVWTGDLAAAEELGASAAELLPAGCAGWFRALTQIAAAAGKLGAVDRVARWAAVAEGMSAAPPSHASAAPPSCAPPAPTSAAPAGPPSAASGALSSGAAALRRARIACFCECGAQLVFGGRYAEADALLARIDEDLRAPPPPDAELVAIAQQLRAIRASAGGDPEACLEGLEAALAAFEQAGDRRSACVIGANLGFIYAELGELGAAESVLRAALEAADRMGLRELETVALHNLGHALGLLGKLDEALLVERRAVEAFQRRGDLRMEGVARTYLAKIALLSGDAATAEREARAAEAALHVAPRLRAAAVAVRARALLAAGEVAAALGAARAAFGELAALGSLEEGESLVRLAYAEALAASGAHGEASAVLSEARELLLARARRIADPRRRERFLTAVPENARIVLGALGATAT; this comes from the coding sequence GTGGGCCACGCGGAGATCATCGCGGGGCGCTTCGCCGTCGAGGGCGAGGCCGCCTCCGGAGGGATGGGCACCGTCTACAAGGCCTACGACCGCCTCGGCGGCGCGGCGGTCGCCCTCAAGATCGTCCGCCTGAGGAACGAGATCCAGATCGAGCGGTTCGAGCGGGAGGCCGCCCTCCTCGCCGCGCTCGTCCACCCGGGCATCGTGCGCTACGTCGCGCACGGCAGCACCCCGGAAGGCGATCGCTACCTCGCCATGGAGTGGCTCGACGGCGAGGACCTCGCCGCGCGCCTCGCGCGCCGCGTCCTGCCGGCGAGCGAGGGGCTCTTGCTCGTGCGCCGGGCCGCCGACGCCCTCGCGTTCGCGCACGCGCGCGGCATCGTCCACCGCGACATCAAGCCGAGCAACCTCTTCCTCCCGGGCGGGGACGCCGGGCGGGTCAAGCTCGTCGACTTCGGCATCGCGCGGCCCAGCAGCGACGCCGGGCGCGTCACGGTCACCGGCGGCGTCCTCGGCACGCCGGGGTACATGGCCCCGGAGCAGATCGAGGCGCACAGCGCGCCCGACCCGCGCGGCGACGTGTTCTCCCTCGGGTGCGTCCTCTTCGAGTGCCTCGCCGGCCGCCCCGCCTTCGCGGGCGCGAGCCCGATGGCCGCGCTCAGCAGGGTGCTGCTGATGAATCCGCCCCGCCTCCGCGACGTGCGCGCGGACGCGCCTGCGCCGCTCGACGAGCTCGTCGCGCGCATGCTCTCCAGGCAGCCCGGCGACCGCCCGCGCGACGGCGCCGAGGTCGCGGCCGAGCTCGACCGGATCGCCGCGATGGGGGGCGGGTGGACCGCGCCGCCCGACGCGCCGACGCTCTCGGGCGGCGCGCCGCTGGACGCGCCGGCCCACGGCCTCGCCCCACGCGACCGCGCCGCCCTCACGCTGGGCGAGCAGCGCGTGGTGAGCCTCGTCTTCCTCGGCGAGCCCGGCCACGGCGCAGCCCGGGCGCCGCAGCCCGCCCCGCCGGCCCAGGAGGCCCCTGGCGAGCCGCCGCCCGGCTCGCGCAGGTCGCAGCTGCCGCCCGCCTCTTGCAGGTCGCAGCCGCCGCCCGGATCGAGCAGGTGGCAGCCGCCCACGACGAGCGCGCGGGCCGCGGAGATCCGCTCGCTCGTCGAGCTCCACGGCGGCAGGCTCACGCAGCTCGTCCCGGGCGTGGAGCTCGTCATGATGTCCGGCCCCGGCAGCGCCGTGGATCGCGCCGAGCGCGCCGCCCAGTGCGCGCTCGCCCTCCGCGGCGAGCTCCCGGGCGCACCGCTCTGCGTCATCACGGGGCGGGGCGTCATCTCCGCGGGCCTCGCCGAGGGCGATGTCATCGACCGCGGCCTCGCCGAGCTCCGCGCGGCGCTCGATCAACGTGAGGTGCGCGCGGTGCGCATCGACCGCGCGACCGCCGACATGCTCGGCCCGCGCTTCGTCGTCGCGCACGCCGCACCCGCGGCGCGGAGCGGGCCGCTCGTCCTTCACGGCGAGCGCGCCGTGGACGAGGTCGCCCCCGCCCTGCTCGGGAAGCGCACCCCGTGCGTCGGCCGCGCCCGCGAGCTCTCGATGCTCCACGGCGTGCTCGCCGGCTGCATCTCCGAGGCGCTCGCGAGCGCGGTGCTCGTCCTCGGGCCGCCCGGCGCCGGCAAGTCCCGGCTCCGCCTGGAGCTCTTCGCCACCCTGCGGCAGCGGGACGAGCCGATCGAGATCCTCTGGGGCCGCGCCGACTCGGGCTCTCCCGGCTCGCCGTTCGGCATGATCGCGGACGTGCTCTGCCGGGCCGCCGGCCTCCGCGCGCGCGACCCGGCGTGGGCGCGGCAGCGCAAGCTGAAGCAGCGGCTCGGGCGTCACCTGGGCGGCCCGGCGCTCGATCGCGCGGCGGCGTTCCTCGGCGAGATCACCGGCGCGCCGTCGCCGGAGCACGCCCGCATGGTGCGGGCGGCGCGCCAGAGCGCCACCGGCATGAGCGACGGCGTGGGGGCCGCCTGGGAGGACTGGCTCGCCGCCGAGTGCGCCGCGCGCCCCGTGCTCCTCGCGCTCGAGGACCTGCACTGGGGCGACGCCGCCACCGTGCGCCTGCTCGACGCGACGCTGCGGAACCTCCGCGAGCTCCCGCTCATGCTGCTCGCGCTCGCGCGCCCGGACGTCCACCGGCAGTTCCCGAGCCTGTGGGCCGAGCGCGAGGTGCAGACGATCAAGCTCGGCCCGCTGCCGCGCCGCGCGAGCGCGGAGCTCGTGCGCGCCGCGCTCGGCGAGCCCGTGCCCGAGGGCGTGGTCGCGCACCTCGTCGAGCGCGCCGGCGGCAACCCGTTCTACCTGGAAGAGCTCATCCGCGCGGTCGCGAGCGGCAAGGAGGAGCTCCTGCCCGAGTCGGTGCTCGGCACGGTGGAGGCGCGGCTCGACGCCGAGGGCAACGAGGGCAAGCGCGTGCTCCGGGCGGCCAGCATCTTCGGCGATCGCTTCTCGAAGCGCGGCGTCGCGGCGCTGCTCGGCGGCGAGGAGCGCCTCGCCGACGTGGAGGCCTGGCTGACGGCGCTCGCCGACCGCGAGCTCGTCGCGCCGGCCTCGGCGTCGGCGGGCCTCGCCGACGCCGTCGACTACGTCTTCCGCCACACGCTCGTCCGCGAGGCCGCGTACGCCATGCTGACCGAGCGCGATCGCGCCCTCGGCCACCGGCTCGCGGGCGCGTGGCTCGAGCGGAGCGCCTCCGCCGATCCGGGGGGCGTGGCCGAGCACTTCCGCCGCGGCGGAGAGCCCGGCCGCGCGGTGCGCTGGTACCGCCGCGCGGCCGAGCAGTCGCTCGAGGCGAACGACCTGCGCGCCGCGATCGAGCGCGCCGCGTGCGGCGAGGCGTGCGGCGCCGAGGGCGAGGATCTCGGCGCGCTCCGGCTGGTCGCGGCCGAGGCCAGCGTCTGGACGGGCGACCTCGCGGCGGCCGAGGAGCTGGGCGCGTCCGCGGCCGAGCTGCTCCCCGCCGGCTGCGCCGGGTGGTTCCGGGCGCTCACCCAGATCGCCGCCGCGGCCGGGAAGCTCGGCGCTGTCGACCGCGTGGCGCGGTGGGCCGCCGTGGCCGAGGGGATGTCCGCGGCGCCGCCCTCCCACGCGTCCGCGGCGCCGCCGTCCTGCGCGCCTCCGGCGCCGACCTCCGCCGCGCCCGCGGGGCCGCCGTCCGCCGCGTCCGGGGCGCTGTCCTCCGGCGCGGCCGCGCTGCGCCGCGCCCGGATCGCGTGCTTCTGCGAGTGCGGCGCGCAGCTCGTCTTCGGCGGCCGCTACGCCGAGGCCGACGCGCTGCTCGCGCGCATCGACGAGGACCTCCGCGCGCCTCCGCCGCCGGACGCCGAGCTCGTCGCGATCGCGCAGCAGCTCCGGGCGATCCGCGCCTCGGCCGGCGGCGATCCCGAGGCGTGCCTCGAGGGCCTGGAGGCGGCGCTCGCGGCCTTCGAGCAGGCCGGGGACAGGCGAAGCGCGTGCGTGATCGGCGCGAACCTCGGCTTCATCTACGCCGAGCTCGGCGAGCTCGGGGCGGCCGAGTCCGTCCTGCGCGCCGCCCTGGAGGCCGCCGACCGGATGGGGCTGCGCGAGCTCGAGACGGTGGCGCTGCACAACCTCGGCCACGCGCTCGGGCTGCTCGGCAAGCTCGACGAGGCGCTGCTCGTCGAGCGGCGCGCGGTGGAGGCGTTCCAGCGGCGCGGCGACCTCCGCATGGAGGGCGTGGCGCGGACCTACCTCGCGAAGATAGCGCTCCTCTCCGGCGACGCCGCGACCGCCGAGCGGGAGGCGCGCGCGGCCGAGGCGGCGCTGCACGTGGCCCCCCGGCTGCGCGCGGCCGCCGTGGCGGTGCGCGCGCGGGCGCTGCTCGCCGCGGGCGAGGTCGCGGCGGCGCTCGGCGCGGCGCGGGCGGCGTTCGGCGAGCTCGCGGCGCTCGGATCCCTGGAAGAAGGGGAGTCGCTCGTGCGGCTCGCCTACGCCGAGGCGCTCGCGGCGTCCGGCGCCCACGGCGAGGCGTCCGCGGTGCTCTCGGAGGCCAGGGAGCTCCTGCTCGCGCGGGCGCGGCGGATCGCGGACCCGCGGCGGCGCGAGCGGTTCCTGACGGCGGTGCCCGAGAACGCGCGCATCGTCCTCGGCGCGCTCGGCGCGACGGCGACCTAG
- a CDS encoding DMT family transporter: protein MEEQPMSRAARASDGRPWTRSRGVALILMASLCLGAGAPLARLASSTDPVLVAAARCAIASAVLLLASPLEVLRLLTRATARQIALMAGAGLLLAAHFGFFLMGLAKTSIAAAVTLVSLEPFGVVLTAWLLSSCTPKRHEWVGLGVAVAGTLTLLVMGGGGTGDHRVSGDLLVLVSVFLWGFYLAAVRANGHVERPSALGAIVFFAAAILLGVAAFFRGASFHLSGGAALAILGLGLVPTLGGHTIVQWATPHVKPSLIALVSPGETVGALFLAILLTSERPSGLEMVGVCVVLAGAWWSIHGSGGRERRGGAGRVPAGAPRRDGRRPREIP, encoded by the coding sequence ATGGAAGAGCAACCAATGTCACGCGCTGCTCGGGCGTCGGACGGGCGGCCATGGACACGGTCGCGAGGGGTCGCGCTCATCCTCATGGCCTCGCTTTGCCTGGGCGCAGGGGCCCCGCTGGCCCGGCTCGCCTCCTCGACGGATCCGGTGCTCGTCGCAGCGGCGAGGTGCGCGATCGCCTCCGCAGTCCTGCTCCTCGCGAGCCCGCTGGAGGTCCTTAGGCTCCTCACGCGGGCAACGGCGAGGCAGATCGCCCTCATGGCAGGGGCGGGGCTCTTGCTCGCGGCCCATTTCGGTTTTTTCCTGATGGGCCTGGCGAAGACGTCCATCGCCGCAGCTGTGACGCTGGTGTCGCTCGAGCCGTTCGGCGTGGTCCTGACTGCGTGGCTGCTGTCGTCGTGCACGCCCAAGCGGCACGAGTGGGTTGGGCTCGGCGTCGCGGTCGCGGGGACCCTGACCCTGCTGGTCATGGGCGGCGGCGGCACGGGCGATCACCGCGTATCGGGGGACTTGCTGGTGCTCGTGTCCGTCTTTCTCTGGGGTTTTTACCTCGCCGCGGTGCGGGCGAACGGCCATGTCGAGCGGCCGAGCGCGCTCGGCGCGATCGTCTTCTTCGCCGCGGCCATCCTGCTGGGCGTCGCGGCCTTCTTTCGGGGCGCGAGCTTCCATCTGTCCGGCGGGGCGGCGCTCGCCATTCTGGGACTCGGTCTTGTCCCGACCCTCGGCGGGCACACGATCGTGCAGTGGGCGACCCCCCACGTGAAGCCCTCGTTGATCGCGCTGGTATCCCCAGGTGAAACGGTAGGAGCGCTCTTTCTGGCCATCCTGCTGACGAGCGAGCGTCCCTCGGGCCTGGAGATGGTCGGCGTGTGCGTCGTGCTCGCCGGCGCGTGGTGGAGCATCCATGGTTCCGGTGGACGCGAGCGGCGAGGAGGCGCTGGCCGCGTTCCTGCCGGGGCCCCACGTCGAGATGGCCGACGGCCTCGCGAGATCCCGTAA
- a CDS encoding esterase/lipase family protein, whose translation MDEPADAERAEVGEGALAMKSYAQTRYPIVLCHGMAGFKAMFGVIDYFGGIAAALRAGGAEVYATEVPQFDSTEARGEALLAQVEDIVARTGSGKVNLVGHSHGGLDARYVAAVRPDLIASVTTIGSPHQGAELASFLQENLREGGFAEGALSFLANSLGAVLSLLSGHTAPQDAIAAVRSLSAAGMREFNARYPAGLPDGRCGQGPAEEGGVRFFSWSGTSIVTSLIDPTDLTLGLISKLYSESNDGMVGRCSSHFGVVLRDDYGMNHLDEVNQLFGFINLSGPNPKSVFRSHASRLKGIGL comes from the coding sequence ATGGACGAGCCGGCGGACGCGGAGCGCGCCGAGGTCGGCGAGGGCGCGCTGGCGATGAAGAGCTATGCACAGACGCGGTATCCAATCGTGCTCTGTCACGGAATGGCCGGCTTCAAGGCGATGTTCGGGGTGATCGACTACTTCGGTGGGATCGCGGCGGCGCTGCGCGCCGGCGGAGCGGAGGTGTATGCCACCGAGGTGCCCCAGTTCGACAGCACCGAGGCGCGGGGGGAGGCGCTGCTCGCGCAGGTCGAGGATATCGTCGCGCGCACCGGGAGCGGGAAGGTCAACCTGGTCGGGCACAGCCATGGCGGGCTCGACGCCCGGTATGTCGCCGCGGTGCGGCCGGATCTCATTGCCTCGGTGACCACCATCGGGTCTCCGCATCAGGGGGCCGAGCTCGCCAGTTTCCTCCAGGAGAACCTGCGGGAGGGCGGGTTCGCGGAGGGGGCGCTCTCGTTCCTCGCCAACAGCCTCGGCGCGGTGCTCAGCCTGCTCAGCGGGCACACGGCGCCCCAGGACGCGATCGCCGCCGTCAGGTCGCTCTCCGCCGCCGGGATGCGCGAGTTCAACGCGCGTTACCCGGCCGGGCTGCCCGACGGCCGGTGCGGGCAGGGCCCCGCCGAGGAGGGCGGCGTGCGCTTCTTCTCGTGGTCGGGGACATCGATCGTCACGAGCCTCATCGATCCGACCGACCTGACGCTCGGGCTCATCTCCAAGCTGTATTCGGAGTCGAACGACGGGATGGTGGGCAGGTGCAGCTCCCATTTCGGGGTGGTGCTCCGCGACGACTATGGGATGAACCACCTCGACGAGGTCAATCAGCTCTTCGGGTTTATCAACCTGTCTGGGCCGAACCCGAAGTCCGTGTTCCGGTCGCACGCGAGCCGGCTGAAGGGCATCGGTCTCTAG
- a CDS encoding FG-GAP repeat domain-containing protein has product MLVGFGSGCESSVVVPEPSSQSDSVDPPQDEEAADVGSPDRPVAQPGTAERVVDVPTGGGAYVPTGGGAGDRCAGPFPGEEPSDGSGYYLKPGLLYPAESSGVYMGQLSLGDIDGDRRFDFVSTDRRALYLQTHPRVRELNGEVIYTPSTAANSVEDTLLLDADHDGALDIVAAQQGGLVFLHNRGGGAFEPPRTIAGPTTFSPTAVDHDGDGVLDIVGLGYNSKILVYRGDGGGGFELDHELPAGVFMSGIVTGDVTGDGYPDAVIAMNGVGAGIAVFPHDVERGFDTTGQQIFFETTPPSSGVSFVTVAVGDVNNDGRQDVAAVTHEYTDGPMRVWILLQDDLGHLTTPQPLLTIDDHQYFVSGGLQIADLNLDGRSDLVAVSRNTAEMWSFLQTPEGAFEAQPAPFPGTFENIDGFGVGITDFDCNGCPDVVGVQLDGLVVFRGRGCATAP; this is encoded by the coding sequence TTGCTTGTCGGATTCGGCTCGGGGTGCGAGAGCTCGGTTGTCGTTCCCGAGCCATCTTCCCAGAGCGACTCGGTCGATCCGCCGCAGGACGAAGAGGCGGCTGACGTCGGCTCGCCAGACAGGCCCGTTGCCCAGCCGGGGACGGCCGAGCGCGTCGTCGATGTGCCGACCGGCGGTGGCGCGTATGTGCCGACCGGCGGCGGCGCGGGCGATCGATGCGCGGGCCCGTTCCCTGGCGAGGAGCCGAGCGACGGCAGCGGCTACTACCTGAAGCCCGGCCTCCTCTATCCCGCGGAGTCCTCTGGCGTGTACATGGGTCAGCTGTCGCTGGGCGACATCGACGGGGACAGGCGCTTCGACTTCGTGAGCACGGATCGCAGAGCGCTGTACTTGCAGACGCATCCGCGGGTACGGGAACTGAACGGCGAAGTCATCTACACCCCTTCCACGGCGGCCAACTCGGTCGAAGACACGTTGCTGCTCGACGCGGACCACGACGGCGCGCTCGACATCGTCGCCGCGCAGCAGGGAGGGCTCGTCTTCCTCCACAACCGGGGCGGCGGCGCGTTCGAGCCCCCGAGGACGATCGCCGGGCCAACCACGTTCTCCCCGACCGCCGTGGACCATGACGGGGATGGCGTCCTCGACATCGTCGGGCTCGGGTACAATAGCAAGATCCTCGTCTACCGGGGCGACGGCGGCGGCGGCTTCGAGCTGGATCACGAGCTGCCGGCCGGCGTGTTCATGTCCGGCATCGTCACCGGTGACGTGACCGGGGACGGGTACCCCGACGCGGTGATCGCGATGAACGGCGTGGGCGCGGGCATCGCCGTCTTTCCGCACGACGTCGAGCGGGGGTTCGACACGACCGGGCAGCAGATCTTCTTCGAGACCACGCCGCCGAGCTCAGGTGTCTCGTTCGTCACGGTCGCGGTGGGCGATGTGAACAACGACGGACGCCAGGACGTCGCCGCCGTCACGCACGAGTACACCGACGGGCCGATGCGGGTCTGGATCCTGCTGCAAGACGACCTCGGCCACCTGACGACGCCGCAGCCGCTGCTGACCATCGATGATCACCAGTACTTCGTCTCCGGGGGCCTGCAGATCGCCGATCTGAACCTCGATGGGCGGAGCGATCTCGTCGCGGTCAGCCGAAACACCGCCGAGATGTGGTCGTTCCTCCAGACGCCGGAGGGCGCGTTCGAGGCCCAGCCGGCGCCATTCCCTGGCACCTTCGAGAACATCGACGGTTTCGGCGTAGGCATCACCGATTTTGACTGCAATGGGTGCCCTGACGTCGTGGGCGTCCAGCTCGACGGTCTGGTCGTCTTCCGCGGTCGCGGCTGCGCAACGGCGCCTTGA
- a CDS encoding lipase secretion chaperone has translation MALVATIGVGRLVSGERHRQAAPSGRSNGAARVGRKETLPALSVAPSPARLRQALSVSRPPAAPRPPTNAAPPSLRGTDVDGAVTVDERGDLVVGPELLGLFDYFLSATGEEPAPAIRARIVAAIRERAAGPAAEQAIALLDRYLGYREAAGGARVEQEADPAARLAALREIRRAWFGEEAAERLFGDEEREIDAAIEESRILTDEALSPEERDARIADVEAALPEPVREAREAATRPLAQQAEEQALREAGASDEEMHAHRVATVGPEAADRLAELDRQRAAWRQRLDAFAGARADIEATAADPDARRAAEEALLERSFTPEERLRVGAILGLAR, from the coding sequence ATGGCGCTCGTCGCGACGATCGGCGTGGGGCGCCTCGTCTCGGGGGAGCGGCACCGGCAGGCCGCGCCCTCCGGCCGGTCGAACGGGGCCGCGCGCGTCGGTCGGAAGGAGACGCTGCCCGCGCTCTCGGTCGCGCCGTCCCCCGCGCGCCTCCGGCAGGCGCTGTCGGTCTCGCGGCCCCCCGCGGCGCCGCGCCCGCCGACGAACGCCGCGCCGCCCTCGCTCCGCGGCACGGACGTCGACGGCGCGGTGACCGTCGACGAGCGCGGCGATCTGGTCGTCGGCCCGGAGCTGCTCGGGCTGTTCGACTACTTCCTCAGCGCCACCGGCGAGGAGCCGGCGCCGGCGATCAGGGCCCGCATCGTCGCGGCGATCCGCGAGCGGGCCGCGGGGCCCGCCGCGGAGCAGGCGATCGCGCTCCTCGACCGGTACCTCGGCTACCGCGAGGCGGCCGGCGGGGCGCGCGTGGAGCAGGAGGCCGATCCGGCGGCGCGCCTCGCCGCGCTGCGCGAGATCCGGCGCGCATGGTTCGGCGAGGAGGCCGCGGAGCGGCTGTTCGGCGACGAGGAGCGGGAGATCGACGCGGCGATCGAGGAGTCCCGCATCCTCACGGACGAGGCCCTCTCGCCGGAGGAGCGCGACGCGCGGATCGCGGACGTCGAGGCGGCGCTCCCGGAGCCCGTCCGCGAGGCGCGCGAGGCGGCGACGCGCCCGCTCGCGCAGCAGGCCGAGGAGCAGGCGCTCCGGGAAGCGGGCGCCTCGGACGAGGAGATGCACGCGCACCGGGTCGCGACGGTGGGCCCCGAGGCCGCGGACCGGCTCGCGGAGCTCGATCGGCAGCGGGCGGCCTGGCGGCAGCGCCTCGACGCCTTCGCCGGCGCGCGCGCGGACATCGAGGCGACGGCGGCCGATCCCGACGCGCGGCGCGCCGCCGAGGAGGCGCTCCTCGAGCGCTCGTTCACGCCCGAGGAGCGGCTGCGCGTGGGGGCGATCCTGGGTCTCGCCCGGTGA
- a CDS encoding fatty acid desaturase family protein, with protein MAACTWKWLYYGPATRSALRKRRERAAEASTEGRERAAWSPSVLLDREMLLRSYLPYALVHFVLLPLAFLPLGRGAALGVLVNSVAAELLSNLHSFAVIAPTHTGLDIPIFEGAARSREEYYVRQIVGSVNYESPGSAADFLHGYMGYQIEHHLWPDLPLRQYPEVAREVEALCREVGLPYRRDSVWRRITEMVRAVICDEEVQAARVAISDAGARRAGRKDGGGLELAALHG; from the coding sequence CTGGCCGCGTGCACGTGGAAGTGGCTCTACTATGGCCCGGCCACCCGGAGCGCCCTGCGCAAGCGGCGCGAGCGCGCGGCCGAGGCCTCGACGGAGGGGCGCGAGCGCGCGGCCTGGTCGCCCAGCGTGCTGCTCGACCGCGAGATGCTGCTCCGCTCGTACCTGCCGTATGCCCTTGTGCACTTCGTCCTCCTGCCGCTCGCGTTCCTGCCGCTCGGCCGCGGGGCAGCGCTCGGCGTGCTCGTCAACAGCGTGGCGGCGGAGCTCCTGTCGAACCTGCACAGCTTCGCGGTGATCGCGCCGACCCACACCGGCCTGGATATCCCCATCTTCGAGGGCGCCGCGCGCAGCCGCGAGGAGTACTACGTCCGGCAGATCGTCGGCTCGGTGAACTACGAGAGCCCCGGCAGCGCCGCCGACTTCCTGCACGGCTACATGGGGTATCAGATCGAGCATCACCTCTGGCCGGACCTGCCGCTCCGGCAATACCCCGAGGTCGCGAGGGAGGTCGAGGCGCTGTGCCGCGAGGTCGGGCTCCCGTACCGCAGGGACTCCGTCTGGAGGCGGATCACCGAGATGGTCCGCGCGGTGATCTGCGACGAGGAGGTGCAGGCCGCGCGCGTCGCGATCTCCGACGCCGGCGCGCGCCGCGCCGGGCGGAAGGACGGCGGTGGCCTTGAGCTCGCTGCCTTGCACGGATAG
- a CDS encoding iron-containing redox enzyme family protein, protein MAIPGDFKRRVEDAMRLEVDAFFRTVHYASHLAEGEEALDEAYYIRHRVETVRRIRMTSRTDALALAAMIGEDYDAARAWARYTAQELNHDLLYLQDLRRHGFTGEQVIATPPLPATVALLDYLERGIARVGSLAAVAYSLFVEWNSAQYSAKVVAKAEAQFSPSHVKGSKAHLTIDEDQDHYAMMLDVAWRLTARQGDERPLFGLIHDIAGLLSEYFRELHAQTVGQQADRSWRACDEAVAS, encoded by the coding sequence ATGGCGATTCCAGGTGATTTCAAGCGCCGCGTCGAGGACGCGATGCGGCTCGAGGTGGACGCGTTTTTTCGTACGGTTCACTATGCGTCTCACCTCGCCGAAGGCGAGGAGGCGCTCGATGAGGCGTACTATATCCGCCACCGGGTCGAGACCGTGCGGCGTATCCGCATGACGAGCCGCACGGACGCGCTCGCGCTCGCGGCGATGATCGGTGAGGATTACGACGCCGCCCGCGCGTGGGCGCGGTATACGGCGCAGGAGCTCAACCACGATCTCCTCTATCTACAGGACCTGCGGCGGCATGGCTTCACGGGCGAGCAGGTCATCGCGACGCCACCGCTGCCGGCGACCGTAGCGCTGCTCGACTATCTTGAGCGCGGCATCGCGCGCGTCGGGTCGCTCGCGGCCGTCGCCTACTCGCTGTTCGTCGAGTGGAACTCCGCCCAGTACTCGGCCAAGGTCGTCGCCAAGGCCGAGGCGCAGTTTTCCCCGAGCCACGTGAAGGGGTCCAAGGCCCACCTTACCATCGACGAGGACCAGGATCATTATGCGATGATGCTCGACGTCGCATGGCGGCTCACCGCGCGGCAGGGCGACGAGCGCCCCCTGTTCGGGCTGATCCACGATATCGCTGGCCTGCTATCGGAGTACTTCCGCGAGCTCCACGCGCAGACGGTCGGCCAGCAGGCGGACAGATCCTGGCGGGCCTGCGACGAAGCGGTGGCGAGCTGA
- a CDS encoding PaaI family thioesterase: MTTNQERQLVVTWQDPAPAVERVRSMSGLAYLTAMMNGELPMAPIASLLGLRVAAVEAGRVVITGSPGEQHHNPIAMVHGGYLSTMLDSAMGCAVHASLEAGVGYTTVSLQVSFVKAPRAGGPELIAEGRVVHLGKRHATADGTLRDADGTLYAHATTTCLILR; this comes from the coding sequence ATGACGACGAATCAGGAACGACAGCTGGTGGTGACGTGGCAAGATCCTGCGCCGGCCGTGGAGAGGGTGAGATCGATGTCCGGCCTCGCCTACCTCACGGCCATGATGAACGGCGAGCTGCCGATGGCGCCCATCGCGAGCCTCCTCGGGCTGCGGGTCGCGGCGGTGGAGGCCGGCCGGGTCGTCATCACCGGATCTCCCGGCGAGCAGCACCACAATCCGATCGCGATGGTCCACGGCGGCTATCTGAGCACGATGCTCGACTCCGCGATGGGCTGCGCCGTGCACGCGTCGCTGGAGGCGGGGGTCGGCTACACGACCGTCTCGCTCCAGGTCAGCTTCGTGAAGGCCCCGCGCGCCGGCGGGCCCGAGCTCATCGCCGAGGGCCGGGTCGTCCACCTCGGCAAGCGCCACGCGACCGCCGACGGGACGCTGCGCGACGCCGACGGCACCCTCTACGCCCACGCCACCACGACGTGCCTGATCCTGCGGTGA